Within bacterium, the genomic segment CCCGCTTTTGGGTAATGACAGTGTTGATCACCGCGATCTCCCGGCGCATGTTGCGCACCTGGAGGGGATTGTCCAGCGCACGCATGTTGAGCTGGATCCTCGCGTTCATCAGTTCCTCGGACTTCTCCTTCAGGAGGCTCTCGAGCTCTTCCATCGGCATGTCCCGCAGTTCATGGGCTTTCTTCATGTCCTACTCTCCCGTCCGGCTGACGATGCGCGTCTTGAACGGCAGCTTCGCCGCGCCGAGGCTGAGGGCCTTCTTGGCCAGTTCGAGGTCGACGCCGTTGATCTCGAAGAGGATCCGGCCCGGCTTGATGACCGCGACCCAGTACTCCGGCGCGCCCTTGCCCTTGCCCATGCGGGTCTCGGCGGGCTTCATGGTGATGGGCTTGTCCGGGAAGATCCGGATCCAGACCTGGCCCACACGCTTCATGCGCCGCGTGATCGCCACACGGGTGGCCTCGATCTGGCGGCTGGTGATCCAGCCGGCGCCCACGGCCTGCAGGCCGTAGTCGCCGAAGGCGATGGTCGCGCCGCGCCGGGCCATACCCCGGTTGCGGCCCTTGAACATCTTCCTGTGCTTGGTGCGCTTCGGCATCAACATGGTCTATCGTCCTCTTCTCTTGGAGCGTGGGCGCCTAGGCGCGCTGCTCGACAACCTGCTTGCGCAGCTGTTCCTTGAACTCGGCCGGGAAGATCTCGCCCTTGCAGATCCAGACCTTGACGCCGATGGCGCCGTACTGGGTGCGGGCGGTGCTGGTCCCGTAGTCGATATCGGCACGCAGCGTGTGCAGGGGCACACTGCCGTCGTGATAGGACTCGATGCGGGCCATCTCGGCGCCGCCGAGGCGGCCGGCGCAGCGGATCTTGATGCCCTTGGCACCCATCCGCATCGCCGTGGCGATGGCCTTCTTCATGGCGCGACGGAAGGCGACCCGGCCCTCGAGCTGGGCGGCGATGTGGTCGGCGACCAGGGGCGCGCTCAGCTCGGGCTTCTTGACCTCTTCCACGTCCAGCTTGACGTTCTTGCCGATCATCTTCTGGAGCTCGGCGCGCAGCTGGTCGGCCTTGGTGCCCTTCTTGCCGATGACGACACCGGGGCGGCTGGTCGCGATGATGATGTTCACCTTCTCGCGGAAGCGCTTGATCTTGACCGACTCCACGCCGGCGTTGCCGACACGCGCCATGACGTACTTGCGCAGGAGGAGGTCCTCGTTCAGCCAGTCAGCGAAATGCTTGTCGGTGAACCAGCTCGAGTTCCAGTCCTTGACGATTCCCAACCGGAATCCGATCGGATGTGTCTTCTGACCCATGGTCTTCCTTCCTCGTGTCGCGCCCCGGGTTCGGGCCCGACTTGAATCACCTGATCATCCGGGTTTCCCCGGTCGCGGGGCCCTAGGCCTCGACGACAACCTTGATGTGGCTCGTCCGCTTGTTGATGCGGTAGGCCCGGCCCTGGGCCCGCGGACGGATCCGCTTCATGGTCGGGCCCTCGTCGATCCGGATCTCCTTGACGATGATCCGCTCGTTGGCCAGTGCCGCCTCGCCCTCGTTCTTGAACCGGGCGTTGGCGGCCGCCGAGAGCATGACCTTCTTGATGATCGGCGAGGCCTTCTTCGGCGTCAGGGCCAGGATGCCCAGCGCCTCGTCCACGCTCTTGCCGCGGATGAGGTCCGCCACGAGGCGGGCCTTCCGGGCCGAGATCCGGACGTGTTTGGTGGATGCCAGTGCCTCCATCAGCAAAACCTCCGCTTACTTCTTCGTGGTGTGACCACGGTAGGTCCGCGTCGGAGCGAACTCACCGAGCTTGTGTCCCACCATGTTCTCCTGGATGTACACGGGCACGAACTGCTTGCCGTTGTGCACGGCAATCGTGTGGCCCAGAAACTCGGGGACGACCGTCGAGCGACGCGACCAGGTCTTGATGACCCGCTTCTCGCTCTTGCCGTTGAGGTCCTCGACCTTGGACAGCAGGTGCTCGTCCACGAAAGGCCCCTTCTTGATCGATCTCGACATCTTACCGACTTCCTCCGGTTACGGATCTACTTCTTGCCCTTGCGGCGACGAACGATGAACGCATCGGACGGCTGCTTGCGACGGGTCTTGAAGCCCTTGGCCAGCTGGCCCCACGGCGAGACCGGATGACGACCACCGCTGGTGCGGCCCTCGCCGCCGCCGTGCGGGTGGTCGACGGGGTTCATGGCGACACCGCGCACCGTCGGGCGGCGGCCCAGCCAGCGGGTGCGGCCGGCCTTGCCGCTCACGACGTTCTCGTGCTCGGCGTTGCCCACCTCGCCGATGGTGGCGTAGCAGCGCTTGTGGACCATGCGCACCTCGCCGCTCGGCAGGCGCAGGGTGACGTACTCGCCCTCCTTGGCCATGACCTGGGCGAACGAGCCGGCCGAGCGGGCCATCTGGCCGCCCTTGCCGATGTTCAGCTCGATGTTGTGCACCAGCGTGCCGAGGGGAATGCTCTCCAGCGGCAGCGCGTTGCCCGCGTTGAACGGCGTCTTCTGGCCGGCGAGGATCTGGTCGCCCACCTGCACGCCCTTGGGCCACAGGATGTAGCGCTTCTCGCCGTCGACGTACTGCAGCAGGCAGATGCGCGCGCTGCGGTTCGGATCGTACTCGATGCTGACGACCTTGGCGGGCACGTCGTGCTTGTTCCGCTTGAAGTCGATGATGCGGTAGCGGCGCTTGTGGCCGCCGCCGCGATGACGCACCGTGATGCGGCCGCGGTTGTTGCGCCCGCCGTTCTTCTTCAGCGGCTCGAGCAGCGACTTCTCCGGCGTGGAGGTCGTGATCTCGCTGAAGTCCGCGACGGTCCGGAAACGCTGGGTCGGCGTCACGGGCTTGAGTTTCCTGATTGCCATTGATCCTGCTCCTCTGCCTAGACGACTTCGAACATGTCGATGGAGTCGTCCTTGGCCAGTGTGACGATGGCCTTCTTCCAGTCGGCCCGCTTACCCGTGAATCGGCCCATGCGCTTGACCTTGCCGCGGCAGTTCATCGTGCGCACCTGGGTCACCTTCACGCCGAAGAAATGCTCCACGGCCTGACGGATCTCCTGCTTGTTGGCCTCGGGGGCGACCTCGAAGTAGTACTGGTTGTGCATCTCCCGCATCGTCGCGCCCTGCTCGGTGATCAGGGGCCGGCGGATGACCTTGCTCAGGTCCTTCATTTGCCGAACACCTCCTCGGCGCCCGCGAGCGCCGTCTGGGTGAACACGAGGTTGTCGGCCCACAGGATCGTGTAGGCGTTCAGCTCGTGGGCGCGCAGCACGCGCACGCCCTTGATGTTGCGGGCGCTCTTGTAGAGGTTGTCGCCCTCGCGGTCGACGACCAGCAGCGTGTGCCGGCCGGGCAGCGCCATGGCCGCCAGCATGCTCGCCATCTGGCGGGTCCGGGGCGCATCCATCGCGAAGTCCTCGACGACGCTCACGCGCTCGTGCCCGGCCCGGTCGCTCAGGGCGCTCACCAGGGCGACCCGCTTGATCTTGCGGGGCAGCACGTAGGTGTAGTCCCGCGGATGCGGGCCGAAGGCGATACCGCCGCCGACCCGCGACGGGCTGGCGATCGAGCCCATGCGGGCGCGGCCGGTGCCCTTCTGGCGGA encodes:
- the rpmC gene encoding 50S ribosomal protein L29, with translation MKKAHELRDMPMEELESLLKEKSEELMNARIQLNMRALDNPLQVRNMRREIAVINTVITQKRAAQ
- the rplP gene encoding 50S ribosomal protein L16, which gives rise to MLMPKRTKHRKMFKGRNRGMARRGATIAFGDYGLQAVGAGWITSRQIEATRVAITRRMKRVGQVWIRIFPDKPITMKPAETRMGKGKGAPEYWVAVIKPGRILFEINGVDLELAKKALSLGAAKLPFKTRIVSRTGE
- the rpsC gene encoding 30S ribosomal protein S3, giving the protein MGQKTHPIGFRLGIVKDWNSSWFTDKHFADWLNEDLLLRKYVMARVGNAGVESVKIKRFREKVNIIIATSRPGVVIGKKGTKADQLRAELQKMIGKNVKLDVEEVKKPELSAPLVADHIAAQLEGRVAFRRAMKKAIATAMRMGAKGIKIRCAGRLGGAEMARIESYHDGSVPLHTLRADIDYGTSTARTQYGAIGVKVWICKGEIFPAEFKEQLRKQVVEQRA
- the rplV gene encoding 50S ribosomal protein L22, yielding MEALASTKHVRISARKARLVADLIRGKSVDEALGILALTPKKASPIIKKVMLSAAANARFKNEGEAALANERIIVKEIRIDEGPTMKRIRPRAQGRAYRINKRTSHIKVVVEA
- the rpsS gene encoding 30S ribosomal protein S19; this translates as MSRSIKKGPFVDEHLLSKVEDLNGKSEKRVIKTWSRRSTVVPEFLGHTIAVHNGKQFVPVYIQENMVGHKLGEFAPTRTYRGHTTKK
- the rplB gene encoding 50S ribosomal protein L2, with amino-acid sequence MAIRKLKPVTPTQRFRTVADFSEITTSTPEKSLLEPLKKNGGRNNRGRITVRHRGGGHKRRYRIIDFKRNKHDVPAKVVSIEYDPNRSARICLLQYVDGEKRYILWPKGVQVGDQILAGQKTPFNAGNALPLESIPLGTLVHNIELNIGKGGQMARSAGSFAQVMAKEGEYVTLRLPSGEVRMVHKRCYATIGEVGNAEHENVVSGKAGRTRWLGRRPTVRGVAMNPVDHPHGGGEGRTSGGRHPVSPWGQLAKGFKTRRKQPSDAFIVRRRKGKK
- the rplW gene encoding 50S ribosomal protein L23, whose translation is MKDLSKVIRRPLITEQGATMREMHNQYYFEVAPEANKQEIRQAVEHFFGVKVTQVRTMNCRGKVKRMGRFTGKRADWKKAIVTLAKDDSIDMFEVV
- the rplD gene encoding 50S ribosomal protein L4, with the translated sequence MATAKLYSGAGETKGTVELPAALFEQPVRKQALWEAVRNYLANQRQGTHDTKTRAEVKATSAKMFRQKGTGRARMGSIASPSRVGGGIAFGPHPRDYTYVLPRKIKRVALVSALSDRAGHERVSVVEDFAMDAPRTRQMASMLAAMALPGRHTLLVVDREGDNLYKSARNIKGVRVLRAHELNAYTILWADNLVFTQTALAGAEEVFGK